The following coding sequences lie in one Camelus bactrianus isolate YW-2024 breed Bactrian camel chromosome 8, ASM4877302v1, whole genome shotgun sequence genomic window:
- the MICAL1 gene encoding F-actin-monooxygenase MICAL1 isoform X3, with protein sequence MVQSPRASAQLLPSLGAPRVSMAAPTATNPAHAHFESFLQAQLCQDVLSSFQGLCGALGLEPGGGLPQYHKIKAQLNYWSAKSLWAKLDKRASQPVYQQGRACTSTKCLVVGAGPCGLRAAVELAMLGAHVVVVEKRTKFSRHNVLHLWPFTIHDLRGLGAKKFYGRFCTGSLDHISIRQLQLLLLKVTLLLGVEIHWGVTFTGLQPPPKKGSGWRAQLQPNPPAQLTNYEFDVLISAAGGKFVPEGFTVREMRGKLAIGITANFVNGRTVEETQVPEISGVARIYNQSFFQSLLKATGIDLENIVYYKDDTHYFVMTAKKQCLLRLGVLRQDWPDTDRLLGSANVVPEALQRFARAAANFATHGKLGKLEFAQDAHGRPDVSAFDFTSMMRAESSARVQEKHGARLLLGLVGDCLVEPFWPLGTGVARGFLAAFDAAWMVKRWAEGVGPLEVLAERESLYQLLSQTSPENMHHNVAQYGLDPTTRYPNLNLRAVTPNQVRDLYNVEAKEPVRRISDKTDSGEPATGSAGTQEELLRWCQEQTAGYPGVHVTDLSSSWADGLALCALVHRLRPSLLEPSELQGVGALEATSWALRMAEHELGITPVLSAQAVVAGSDPLGLIAYLSHFHSAFKNTPHNPGPVSPGSPGIAGAVLLLGKLQRTLQRTRAQENGKDAGGKKPRLEVEAETPSTEERPVPEPMTPPSEHQEAGAEDLCALCGEHLYILERLCADGRFFHRSCFRCHICEATLWPGGYGQHPEDEHFYCLQHLPQPGHKEDGSDTGPESQDLPTPDESNMPLGPSTPMAPQEGTSPALGLSQPTRRLIRLSSPERQQLSSLHLTPDPEMEPPPKPPRSCSALAHQALEGSFVGWGVPAQRSQVLAAMENEEESPSSSEEEAEEEEDMPLDPDTTQQVLWNLAKNSGTMNNYPTWRRTLLRRAKEEEMKRFCKAQAIQRRLNEIEVALRELEAKGTKLELALRSQSSSPKKQKALWLEQLLQLVQEKNSLVAEEAELMITVQELNLEEKQWQLDQKLRTYINREEILKTAADRQAEDQVLRQLVDVVNQRDALIRFREERRLSELATGSGAQG encoded by the exons ATGGTCCAGAGT CCACGTGCCTCTGCCCAGCTGCTCCCCTCTCTGGGAGCCCCCAGGGTCTCCATGGCCGCACCCACCGCCACCAACCCTGCGCATGCCCACTTTGAGAGCTTCCTGCAGGCCCAACTGTGCCAGGATGTGCTAAGCAGCTTCCAGGGGCTGTGCGGGGCCTTGGGGCTGGAGCCGGGAGGGGGGCTGCCCCAGTACCACAAGATCAAGGCCCAGCTCAACTACTGGAGCGCCAAGTCGCTGTGGGCCAAGCTGGACAAGCGAGCCAGCCAGCCTGTGTACCAGCAGGGCCGGGCCTGCACCAGcaccaag TGCCTAGTGGTGGGTGCGGGACCTTGCGGGCTGCGGGCTGCCGTGGAGCTGGCGATGCTCGGGGCCCacgtggtggtggtggagaagcGCACCAAGTTCTCTCGCCACAACGTGCTCCACCTCTGGCCCTTCACCATTCATGACCTTCGGGGACTTGGCGCCAAGAAGTTCTATGGGCGCTTTTGCACAGGCTCCCTGGACCACATCA GCATCCGGCAACTTCAGCTGCTTTTGTTGAAAGTGACATTATTGCTGGGGGTGGAAATCCACTGGGGTGTCACTTTCACcggcctccagccccctcccaaAAAAG GGAGTGGCTGGCGTGCCCagctccagcccaaccccccagCCCAACTGACCAACTATGAATTTGATGTCCTCATCTCTGCTGCTGGAGGTAAATTCGTCCCTGAAG GCTTCACAGTGCGAGAAATGCGTGGCAAACTGGCCATTGGCATCACAGCCAACTTTGTAAATGGGCGCACCGTGGAAGAGACGCAGGTGCCTGAAATCAGCGGCGTGGCCAGGATCTATAACCAGAGCTTCTTCCAGAGCCTGCTCAAAGCCACAG GCATTGATCTGGAGAACATTGTGTACTACAAGGATGATACCCACTACTTTGTGATGACAGCCAAGAAGCAGTGCCTGTTGCGGCTGGGGGTGCTGCGTCAG GACTGGCCGGATACCGACCGGCTGCTTGGCAGCGCCAATGTGGTGCCCGAGGCTTTGCAGCGCTTTGCTCGAGCAGCTGCCAACTTTGCCACCCACGGCAAGCTTGGGAAGCTGGAGTTTGCCCAAGACGCCCACGGGCGGCCTGATGTCTCTGCCTTTGACTTCACAAGCATGATGCGGGCAGAGAGCTCCGCTCGGGTGCAGGAGAAGCACGGCGCCCGCCTGCTGCTGGGGCTGGTCGGGGACTGCCTGGTGGAG CCCTTCTGGCCGCTGGGCACTGGAGTGGCCCGGGGCTTCTTGGCCGCCTTTGATGCTGCCTGGATGGTGAAGCGGTGGGCAGAGGGCGTTGGGCCGCTAGAGGTGTTGGCAGAGCG agaGAGCCTGTACCAGCTCCTGTCACAGACCTCCCCAGAAAATATGCACCACAATGTGGCCCAGTATGGGCTGGACCCAACCACCCGCTACCCCAACCTGAACCTCCGGGCCGTGACCCCCAATCAG GTACGAGACCTGTATAACGTGGAGGCCAAGGAGCCGGTTCGGAGGATCAGTGACAAGACAGACTCAGGAGAGCCGGCCACCG GGTCAGCGGGCACCCAGGAGGAGCTGCTACGCTGGTGCCAGGAGCAGACAGCTGGGTACCCAGGTGTCCATGTCACCGACCTGTCTTCCTCCTGGGCTGACGGGCTGGCTCTGTGTGCCCTGGTGCACCGACTGCGGCCCAGCCTACT GGAACCCTCAGAGCTGCAGGGAGTGGGGGCTCTGGAAGCAACTTCTTGGGCGCTGAGGATGGCGGAGCACGAGCTGGGCATCACACCGGTGCTGTCTGCACAAGCAGTGGTGGCAGGGAGTGACCCACTGGGCCTCATTGCCTACCTCAGCCACTTCCACAGTGCCTTCAAGAACACACCCCACAACCCAG GCCCCGTCAGCCCAGGCTCCCCAGGCATTGCCGGTGCTGTACTCCTCCTTGGCAAACTGCAGAGGACCCTGCAACGGACCCGGGCCCAG GAAAACGGGAAGGATGCTGGTGGTAAGAAGCCTCGCCTGGAG GTAGAGGCTGAGACCCCAAGTACTGAGGAGCGACCTGTCCCAGAGCCCATGACACCCCCATCTGAACACCAGGAG GCCGGTGCCGAGGACCTGTGTGCGCTCTGTGGGGAACACCTCTATATCCTGGAGCGCCTCTGTGCCGATGGCCGTTTCTTCCATCGGAGCTGCTTCCGCTGCCATATCTGTGAGGCCACATTGTGGCCAGGTGGCTATGGGCAGCACCCAGAAGATG AACATTTCTACTGCCTCCAGCACCTACCCCAACCAGGCCACAAAGAGGATGGCAGTGACACAGGCCCCGAGAGTCAG GACCTTCCCACACCAGATGAGAGTAACATGCCATTAGGCCCCTCGACTCCTATGGCCCCCCAGGAGGGGACCAGTCCTGCCCTAggcctcagccagcccacccgtcGCCTGATCCGCCTTTCTAGCCCGGAACGCCAGCAGTTATCCTCCCTTCATCTTACCCCTGACCCGGAAATGGAGCCTCCACCCAAGCCCCCCCGAAGCTGCTCTGCATTGGCCCACCAGGCCCTGGAGGGCAGCTTTGTGGGCTGGGGAGTACCAGCCCAGAGATCGCAAG TTCTGGCAGCCATGGAGAATGAGGAAGAGAGTCCCTCCTCCAGtgaagaggaagcagaggaagaggaagatatGCCTTTGGATCCAGACACCACACAACAG GTCCTGTGGAACTTGGCCAAGAACTCAGGCACCATGAACAATTACCCAACGTGGCGTCGGACTCTGCTGCGCCGTGCTAAGGAGGAGGAGATGAAGCGGTTCTGCAAGGCTCAG GCCATCCAGCGGCGACTAAATGAGATTGAGGTGGCTCTGAGGGAGCTGGAGGCCAAGGGCACGAAGCTGGAGCTGGCCTTGAGGAGCCAGAGCA GTTCCCCCAAAAAGCAAAAGGCGCTATGGCTAGAACAGCTGCTGCAGCTTGTTCAGGAGAAAAACAGCCTGGTGGCTGAGGAGGCCGAGCTCATGATCAC GGTACAGGAGTTGAACCTGGAGGAGAAACAGTGGCAGCTGGACCAAAAACTACGAACCTATATAAACCGGGAAG AAATCCTGAAGACAGCTGCTGATCGGCAGGCTGAGGACCAGGTTCTGAGGCAGCTGGTGGACGTGGTGAACCAGCGAGATGCCCTCATCCGCTTCCGGGAGGAGCGCAGGCTCAGCGAGCTGGCCACAGGGTCAGGGGCCCAGGGCTAA
- the MICAL1 gene encoding F-actin-monooxygenase MICAL1 isoform X2, with protein sequence MVQSQPRASAQLLPSLGAPRVSMAAPTATNPAHAHFESFLQAQLCQDVLSSFQGLCGALGLEPGGGLPQYHKIKAQLNYWSAKSLWAKLDKRASQPVYQQGRACTSTKCLVVGAGPCGLRAAVELAMLGAHVVVVEKRTKFSRHNVLHLWPFTIHDLRGLGAKKFYGRFCTGSLDHISIRQLQLLLLKVTLLLGVEIHWGVTFTGLQPPPKKGSGWRAQLQPNPPAQLTNYEFDVLISAAGGKFVPEGFTVREMRGKLAIGITANFVNGRTVEETQVPEISGVARIYNQSFFQSLLKATGIDLENIVYYKDDTHYFVMTAKKQCLLRLGVLRQDWPDTDRLLGSANVVPEALQRFARAAANFATHGKLGKLEFAQDAHGRPDVSAFDFTSMMRAESSARVQEKHGARLLLGLVGDCLVEPFWPLGTGVARGFLAAFDAAWMVKRWAEGVGPLEVLAERESLYQLLSQTSPENMHHNVAQYGLDPTTRYPNLNLRAVTPNQVRDLYNVEAKEPVRRISDKTDSGEPATGSAGTQEELLRWCQEQTAGYPGVHVTDLSSSWADGLALCALVHRLRPSLLEPSELQGVGALEATSWALRMAEHELGITPVLSAQAVVAGSDPLGLIAYLSHFHSAFKNTPHNPGPVSPGSPGIAGAVLLLGKLQRTLQRTRAQENGKDAGGKKPRLEVEAETPSTEERPVPEPMTPPSEHQEAGAEDLCALCGEHLYILERLCADGRFFHRSCFRCHICEATLWPGGYGQHPEDEHFYCLQHLPQPGHKEDGSDTGPESQDLPTPDESNMPLGPSTPMAPQEGTSPALGLSQPTRRLIRLSSPERQQLSSLHLTPDPEMEPPPKPPRSCSALAHQALEGSFVGWGVPAQRSQVLAAMENEEESPSSSEEEAEEEEDMPLDPDTTQQVLWNLAKNSGTMNNYPTWRRTLLRRAKEEEMKRFCKAQAIQRRLNEIEVALRELEAKGTKLELALRSQSSSPKKQKALWLEQLLQLVQEKNSLVAEEAELMITVQELNLEEKQWQLDQKLRTYINREEILKTAADRQAEDQVLRQLVDVVNQRDALIRFREERRLSELATGSGAQG encoded by the exons ATGGTCCAGAGT cAGCCACGTGCCTCTGCCCAGCTGCTCCCCTCTCTGGGAGCCCCCAGGGTCTCCATGGCCGCACCCACCGCCACCAACCCTGCGCATGCCCACTTTGAGAGCTTCCTGCAGGCCCAACTGTGCCAGGATGTGCTAAGCAGCTTCCAGGGGCTGTGCGGGGCCTTGGGGCTGGAGCCGGGAGGGGGGCTGCCCCAGTACCACAAGATCAAGGCCCAGCTCAACTACTGGAGCGCCAAGTCGCTGTGGGCCAAGCTGGACAAGCGAGCCAGCCAGCCTGTGTACCAGCAGGGCCGGGCCTGCACCAGcaccaag TGCCTAGTGGTGGGTGCGGGACCTTGCGGGCTGCGGGCTGCCGTGGAGCTGGCGATGCTCGGGGCCCacgtggtggtggtggagaagcGCACCAAGTTCTCTCGCCACAACGTGCTCCACCTCTGGCCCTTCACCATTCATGACCTTCGGGGACTTGGCGCCAAGAAGTTCTATGGGCGCTTTTGCACAGGCTCCCTGGACCACATCA GCATCCGGCAACTTCAGCTGCTTTTGTTGAAAGTGACATTATTGCTGGGGGTGGAAATCCACTGGGGTGTCACTTTCACcggcctccagccccctcccaaAAAAG GGAGTGGCTGGCGTGCCCagctccagcccaaccccccagCCCAACTGACCAACTATGAATTTGATGTCCTCATCTCTGCTGCTGGAGGTAAATTCGTCCCTGAAG GCTTCACAGTGCGAGAAATGCGTGGCAAACTGGCCATTGGCATCACAGCCAACTTTGTAAATGGGCGCACCGTGGAAGAGACGCAGGTGCCTGAAATCAGCGGCGTGGCCAGGATCTATAACCAGAGCTTCTTCCAGAGCCTGCTCAAAGCCACAG GCATTGATCTGGAGAACATTGTGTACTACAAGGATGATACCCACTACTTTGTGATGACAGCCAAGAAGCAGTGCCTGTTGCGGCTGGGGGTGCTGCGTCAG GACTGGCCGGATACCGACCGGCTGCTTGGCAGCGCCAATGTGGTGCCCGAGGCTTTGCAGCGCTTTGCTCGAGCAGCTGCCAACTTTGCCACCCACGGCAAGCTTGGGAAGCTGGAGTTTGCCCAAGACGCCCACGGGCGGCCTGATGTCTCTGCCTTTGACTTCACAAGCATGATGCGGGCAGAGAGCTCCGCTCGGGTGCAGGAGAAGCACGGCGCCCGCCTGCTGCTGGGGCTGGTCGGGGACTGCCTGGTGGAG CCCTTCTGGCCGCTGGGCACTGGAGTGGCCCGGGGCTTCTTGGCCGCCTTTGATGCTGCCTGGATGGTGAAGCGGTGGGCAGAGGGCGTTGGGCCGCTAGAGGTGTTGGCAGAGCG agaGAGCCTGTACCAGCTCCTGTCACAGACCTCCCCAGAAAATATGCACCACAATGTGGCCCAGTATGGGCTGGACCCAACCACCCGCTACCCCAACCTGAACCTCCGGGCCGTGACCCCCAATCAG GTACGAGACCTGTATAACGTGGAGGCCAAGGAGCCGGTTCGGAGGATCAGTGACAAGACAGACTCAGGAGAGCCGGCCACCG GGTCAGCGGGCACCCAGGAGGAGCTGCTACGCTGGTGCCAGGAGCAGACAGCTGGGTACCCAGGTGTCCATGTCACCGACCTGTCTTCCTCCTGGGCTGACGGGCTGGCTCTGTGTGCCCTGGTGCACCGACTGCGGCCCAGCCTACT GGAACCCTCAGAGCTGCAGGGAGTGGGGGCTCTGGAAGCAACTTCTTGGGCGCTGAGGATGGCGGAGCACGAGCTGGGCATCACACCGGTGCTGTCTGCACAAGCAGTGGTGGCAGGGAGTGACCCACTGGGCCTCATTGCCTACCTCAGCCACTTCCACAGTGCCTTCAAGAACACACCCCACAACCCAG GCCCCGTCAGCCCAGGCTCCCCAGGCATTGCCGGTGCTGTACTCCTCCTTGGCAAACTGCAGAGGACCCTGCAACGGACCCGGGCCCAG GAAAACGGGAAGGATGCTGGTGGTAAGAAGCCTCGCCTGGAG GTAGAGGCTGAGACCCCAAGTACTGAGGAGCGACCTGTCCCAGAGCCCATGACACCCCCATCTGAACACCAGGAG GCCGGTGCCGAGGACCTGTGTGCGCTCTGTGGGGAACACCTCTATATCCTGGAGCGCCTCTGTGCCGATGGCCGTTTCTTCCATCGGAGCTGCTTCCGCTGCCATATCTGTGAGGCCACATTGTGGCCAGGTGGCTATGGGCAGCACCCAGAAGATG AACATTTCTACTGCCTCCAGCACCTACCCCAACCAGGCCACAAAGAGGATGGCAGTGACACAGGCCCCGAGAGTCAG GACCTTCCCACACCAGATGAGAGTAACATGCCATTAGGCCCCTCGACTCCTATGGCCCCCCAGGAGGGGACCAGTCCTGCCCTAggcctcagccagcccacccgtcGCCTGATCCGCCTTTCTAGCCCGGAACGCCAGCAGTTATCCTCCCTTCATCTTACCCCTGACCCGGAAATGGAGCCTCCACCCAAGCCCCCCCGAAGCTGCTCTGCATTGGCCCACCAGGCCCTGGAGGGCAGCTTTGTGGGCTGGGGAGTACCAGCCCAGAGATCGCAAG TTCTGGCAGCCATGGAGAATGAGGAAGAGAGTCCCTCCTCCAGtgaagaggaagcagaggaagaggaagatatGCCTTTGGATCCAGACACCACACAACAG GTCCTGTGGAACTTGGCCAAGAACTCAGGCACCATGAACAATTACCCAACGTGGCGTCGGACTCTGCTGCGCCGTGCTAAGGAGGAGGAGATGAAGCGGTTCTGCAAGGCTCAG GCCATCCAGCGGCGACTAAATGAGATTGAGGTGGCTCTGAGGGAGCTGGAGGCCAAGGGCACGAAGCTGGAGCTGGCCTTGAGGAGCCAGAGCA GTTCCCCCAAAAAGCAAAAGGCGCTATGGCTAGAACAGCTGCTGCAGCTTGTTCAGGAGAAAAACAGCCTGGTGGCTGAGGAGGCCGAGCTCATGATCAC GGTACAGGAGTTGAACCTGGAGGAGAAACAGTGGCAGCTGGACCAAAAACTACGAACCTATATAAACCGGGAAG AAATCCTGAAGACAGCTGCTGATCGGCAGGCTGAGGACCAGGTTCTGAGGCAGCTGGTGGACGTGGTGAACCAGCGAGATGCCCTCATCCGCTTCCGGGAGGAGCGCAGGCTCAGCGAGCTGGCCACAGGGTCAGGGGCCCAGGGCTAA
- the MICAL1 gene encoding F-actin-monooxygenase MICAL1 isoform X1, which yields MDLELSGNTRLLSSPPLPFPFLLSPASSLLFLPFLQQPRASAQLLPSLGAPRVSMAAPTATNPAHAHFESFLQAQLCQDVLSSFQGLCGALGLEPGGGLPQYHKIKAQLNYWSAKSLWAKLDKRASQPVYQQGRACTSTKCLVVGAGPCGLRAAVELAMLGAHVVVVEKRTKFSRHNVLHLWPFTIHDLRGLGAKKFYGRFCTGSLDHISIRQLQLLLLKVTLLLGVEIHWGVTFTGLQPPPKKGSGWRAQLQPNPPAQLTNYEFDVLISAAGGKFVPEGFTVREMRGKLAIGITANFVNGRTVEETQVPEISGVARIYNQSFFQSLLKATGIDLENIVYYKDDTHYFVMTAKKQCLLRLGVLRQDWPDTDRLLGSANVVPEALQRFARAAANFATHGKLGKLEFAQDAHGRPDVSAFDFTSMMRAESSARVQEKHGARLLLGLVGDCLVEPFWPLGTGVARGFLAAFDAAWMVKRWAEGVGPLEVLAERESLYQLLSQTSPENMHHNVAQYGLDPTTRYPNLNLRAVTPNQVRDLYNVEAKEPVRRISDKTDSGEPATGSAGTQEELLRWCQEQTAGYPGVHVTDLSSSWADGLALCALVHRLRPSLLEPSELQGVGALEATSWALRMAEHELGITPVLSAQAVVAGSDPLGLIAYLSHFHSAFKNTPHNPGPVSPGSPGIAGAVLLLGKLQRTLQRTRAQENGKDAGGKKPRLEVEAETPSTEERPVPEPMTPPSEHQEAGAEDLCALCGEHLYILERLCADGRFFHRSCFRCHICEATLWPGGYGQHPEDEHFYCLQHLPQPGHKEDGSDTGPESQDLPTPDESNMPLGPSTPMAPQEGTSPALGLSQPTRRLIRLSSPERQQLSSLHLTPDPEMEPPPKPPRSCSALAHQALEGSFVGWGVPAQRSQVLAAMENEEESPSSSEEEAEEEEDMPLDPDTTQQVLWNLAKNSGTMNNYPTWRRTLLRRAKEEEMKRFCKAQAIQRRLNEIEVALRELEAKGTKLELALRSQSSSPKKQKALWLEQLLQLVQEKNSLVAEEAELMITVQELNLEEKQWQLDQKLRTYINREEILKTAADRQAEDQVLRQLVDVVNQRDALIRFREERRLSELATGSGAQG from the exons ATGGATCTGGAGCTCTCTGGGAATACCAGACTGctttcttctcctccccttccttttcccttcctcctttctccagcctcctcccttctcttccttccttttcttcagcAGCCACGTGCCTCTGCCCAGCTGCTCCCCTCTCTGGGAGCCCCCAGGGTCTCCATGGCCGCACCCACCGCCACCAACCCTGCGCATGCCCACTTTGAGAGCTTCCTGCAGGCCCAACTGTGCCAGGATGTGCTAAGCAGCTTCCAGGGGCTGTGCGGGGCCTTGGGGCTGGAGCCGGGAGGGGGGCTGCCCCAGTACCACAAGATCAAGGCCCAGCTCAACTACTGGAGCGCCAAGTCGCTGTGGGCCAAGCTGGACAAGCGAGCCAGCCAGCCTGTGTACCAGCAGGGCCGGGCCTGCACCAGcaccaag TGCCTAGTGGTGGGTGCGGGACCTTGCGGGCTGCGGGCTGCCGTGGAGCTGGCGATGCTCGGGGCCCacgtggtggtggtggagaagcGCACCAAGTTCTCTCGCCACAACGTGCTCCACCTCTGGCCCTTCACCATTCATGACCTTCGGGGACTTGGCGCCAAGAAGTTCTATGGGCGCTTTTGCACAGGCTCCCTGGACCACATCA GCATCCGGCAACTTCAGCTGCTTTTGTTGAAAGTGACATTATTGCTGGGGGTGGAAATCCACTGGGGTGTCACTTTCACcggcctccagccccctcccaaAAAAG GGAGTGGCTGGCGTGCCCagctccagcccaaccccccagCCCAACTGACCAACTATGAATTTGATGTCCTCATCTCTGCTGCTGGAGGTAAATTCGTCCCTGAAG GCTTCACAGTGCGAGAAATGCGTGGCAAACTGGCCATTGGCATCACAGCCAACTTTGTAAATGGGCGCACCGTGGAAGAGACGCAGGTGCCTGAAATCAGCGGCGTGGCCAGGATCTATAACCAGAGCTTCTTCCAGAGCCTGCTCAAAGCCACAG GCATTGATCTGGAGAACATTGTGTACTACAAGGATGATACCCACTACTTTGTGATGACAGCCAAGAAGCAGTGCCTGTTGCGGCTGGGGGTGCTGCGTCAG GACTGGCCGGATACCGACCGGCTGCTTGGCAGCGCCAATGTGGTGCCCGAGGCTTTGCAGCGCTTTGCTCGAGCAGCTGCCAACTTTGCCACCCACGGCAAGCTTGGGAAGCTGGAGTTTGCCCAAGACGCCCACGGGCGGCCTGATGTCTCTGCCTTTGACTTCACAAGCATGATGCGGGCAGAGAGCTCCGCTCGGGTGCAGGAGAAGCACGGCGCCCGCCTGCTGCTGGGGCTGGTCGGGGACTGCCTGGTGGAG CCCTTCTGGCCGCTGGGCACTGGAGTGGCCCGGGGCTTCTTGGCCGCCTTTGATGCTGCCTGGATGGTGAAGCGGTGGGCAGAGGGCGTTGGGCCGCTAGAGGTGTTGGCAGAGCG agaGAGCCTGTACCAGCTCCTGTCACAGACCTCCCCAGAAAATATGCACCACAATGTGGCCCAGTATGGGCTGGACCCAACCACCCGCTACCCCAACCTGAACCTCCGGGCCGTGACCCCCAATCAG GTACGAGACCTGTATAACGTGGAGGCCAAGGAGCCGGTTCGGAGGATCAGTGACAAGACAGACTCAGGAGAGCCGGCCACCG GGTCAGCGGGCACCCAGGAGGAGCTGCTACGCTGGTGCCAGGAGCAGACAGCTGGGTACCCAGGTGTCCATGTCACCGACCTGTCTTCCTCCTGGGCTGACGGGCTGGCTCTGTGTGCCCTGGTGCACCGACTGCGGCCCAGCCTACT GGAACCCTCAGAGCTGCAGGGAGTGGGGGCTCTGGAAGCAACTTCTTGGGCGCTGAGGATGGCGGAGCACGAGCTGGGCATCACACCGGTGCTGTCTGCACAAGCAGTGGTGGCAGGGAGTGACCCACTGGGCCTCATTGCCTACCTCAGCCACTTCCACAGTGCCTTCAAGAACACACCCCACAACCCAG GCCCCGTCAGCCCAGGCTCCCCAGGCATTGCCGGTGCTGTACTCCTCCTTGGCAAACTGCAGAGGACCCTGCAACGGACCCGGGCCCAG GAAAACGGGAAGGATGCTGGTGGTAAGAAGCCTCGCCTGGAG GTAGAGGCTGAGACCCCAAGTACTGAGGAGCGACCTGTCCCAGAGCCCATGACACCCCCATCTGAACACCAGGAG GCCGGTGCCGAGGACCTGTGTGCGCTCTGTGGGGAACACCTCTATATCCTGGAGCGCCTCTGTGCCGATGGCCGTTTCTTCCATCGGAGCTGCTTCCGCTGCCATATCTGTGAGGCCACATTGTGGCCAGGTGGCTATGGGCAGCACCCAGAAGATG AACATTTCTACTGCCTCCAGCACCTACCCCAACCAGGCCACAAAGAGGATGGCAGTGACACAGGCCCCGAGAGTCAG GACCTTCCCACACCAGATGAGAGTAACATGCCATTAGGCCCCTCGACTCCTATGGCCCCCCAGGAGGGGACCAGTCCTGCCCTAggcctcagccagcccacccgtcGCCTGATCCGCCTTTCTAGCCCGGAACGCCAGCAGTTATCCTCCCTTCATCTTACCCCTGACCCGGAAATGGAGCCTCCACCCAAGCCCCCCCGAAGCTGCTCTGCATTGGCCCACCAGGCCCTGGAGGGCAGCTTTGTGGGCTGGGGAGTACCAGCCCAGAGATCGCAAG TTCTGGCAGCCATGGAGAATGAGGAAGAGAGTCCCTCCTCCAGtgaagaggaagcagaggaagaggaagatatGCCTTTGGATCCAGACACCACACAACAG GTCCTGTGGAACTTGGCCAAGAACTCAGGCACCATGAACAATTACCCAACGTGGCGTCGGACTCTGCTGCGCCGTGCTAAGGAGGAGGAGATGAAGCGGTTCTGCAAGGCTCAG GCCATCCAGCGGCGACTAAATGAGATTGAGGTGGCTCTGAGGGAGCTGGAGGCCAAGGGCACGAAGCTGGAGCTGGCCTTGAGGAGCCAGAGCA GTTCCCCCAAAAAGCAAAAGGCGCTATGGCTAGAACAGCTGCTGCAGCTTGTTCAGGAGAAAAACAGCCTGGTGGCTGAGGAGGCCGAGCTCATGATCAC GGTACAGGAGTTGAACCTGGAGGAGAAACAGTGGCAGCTGGACCAAAAACTACGAACCTATATAAACCGGGAAG AAATCCTGAAGACAGCTGCTGATCGGCAGGCTGAGGACCAGGTTCTGAGGCAGCTGGTGGACGTGGTGAACCAGCGAGATGCCCTCATCCGCTTCCGGGAGGAGCGCAGGCTCAGCGAGCTGGCCACAGGGTCAGGGGCCCAGGGCTAA